Proteins encoded together in one Drosophila albomicans strain 15112-1751.03 chromosome 2R, ASM965048v2, whole genome shotgun sequence window:
- the LOC117574937 gene encoding uncharacterized protein LOC117574937: MSLKVIRLLLVIFTALVLIPTESMVQTRSLEDIFAQFSDFEPESESEGLQCFLHHIPLLNTFVEDYNSAIDICITLTITLKEEQTCMASVEQRFMEYVSKEFRNLASCMTEILSENEREIVLHMLRNKILAD, from the exons ATGTCGTTGAAAGTGATCCGATTGTTGCTAGTGATTTTCACCGCATTGGTTTTAATACCAACGGAATCCATGGTCCAAACAAGAAGTCTTGAGGATATCTTTGCCCAATTCAGCGATTTTGAACcggaatcggaatcggaagGTCTACAATGTTTTTTGCACCACATACCCCTCCTCAATACATTTGTAGAAGACTATAATAGTGCTATTGATATTTGCATAACACTTACCATT ACCCTTAAAGAAGAACAGACTTGTATGGCGTCAGTTGAGCAGAGATTCATGGAATATGTTTCCAAAGAGTTCCGTAACCTAGCCAGTTGTATGACAGAAATTCTAAGtgaaaatgaaagagaaattGTATTGCATATGTTGCGTAATAAAATTCTAGCTGACTGA